From a region of the Feifania hominis genome:
- a CDS encoding VanW family protein, protein MANETSNLQPENGAPKHGGAHTAGMPKYAKLTLLSILAVLLVLLIAAAAYFSWFYLGDRVFLGVRFGGQELGGRGYDAAAQLLSEEAKQKAALPLSIQYGEQTLSRPLDTLLAGQDFTAAAQQAYAVGRTGNLFRRIGDALGALFGGRVIESRAEPSDEALGRFADDFIALAERDYAPSSFEQRDTYLVVFAGQNETRFSRDALVSQLRAAATNLESTTIVPEAEGKQADFDADAIYAELHREAESARAEMGADGDYTIVPETWGLDFDLDEMKQKVEPGSGKTTLITIETVEPETTKAELEKLLFADLLAEKRTKLNPNLKGRTSNIRLACSFLNNTILMPDEVFSFNDIVGERTAARGFKEAIIYERGQKVDGLGGGICQVSSTIYSAVLRTEMEIVERKAHVFTVDYVPLGEDATLYWGSIDFRFKNTTGNPILIKAVQESNYVDIKIYGTKDPSVTTTISIKNVTVGTTPYETVYQEDPNMAPGTEKVTQTGNRGYVVESYKVYKDADGNVVEQKYLSKSRYKPANKIITRGPAVDPVGPTEPATPTEPTDPATPTGPTDPATPTGPVTPTQPTDPATPTGPTDPA, encoded by the coding sequence ATGGCAAATGAGACATCGAATCTGCAGCCCGAAAACGGCGCTCCAAAGCACGGCGGGGCGCACACGGCGGGTATGCCCAAATACGCGAAGCTCACGCTGCTGTCCATTCTCGCAGTTCTCCTGGTGCTGCTCATCGCCGCGGCGGCCTACTTCTCCTGGTTCTATCTCGGCGACCGGGTGTTTCTCGGTGTGCGCTTTGGCGGGCAGGAGCTCGGCGGGCGCGGCTATGACGCCGCCGCGCAGCTTTTGAGCGAAGAGGCCAAACAAAAGGCGGCTCTGCCGCTGTCTATACAGTATGGGGAGCAGACGCTCTCCCGCCCGCTCGACACGCTTCTCGCGGGGCAGGATTTCACCGCCGCCGCGCAGCAGGCCTACGCCGTCGGGCGCACGGGAAACCTCTTTCGCCGCATCGGCGACGCCCTCGGAGCGCTCTTCGGCGGCCGGGTGATTGAGAGCCGGGCCGAGCCCTCCGACGAGGCGCTCGGGCGCTTTGCCGACGACTTCATCGCCCTCGCCGAACGCGACTACGCCCCCTCGAGCTTCGAGCAGCGCGACACCTACCTCGTCGTCTTCGCCGGGCAGAACGAGACCCGCTTCTCCCGCGATGCGCTGGTAAGCCAGCTCCGGGCGGCGGCAACGAACCTTGAAAGCACCACCATCGTCCCCGAGGCCGAGGGCAAACAGGCCGACTTTGACGCCGACGCAATCTACGCCGAACTGCACCGCGAGGCCGAGAGCGCGCGCGCCGAAATGGGGGCCGACGGTGACTATACCATTGTCCCCGAGACCTGGGGTCTCGACTTTGATCTCGACGAGATGAAGCAGAAAGTAGAACCGGGCAGCGGCAAAACCACGCTCATCACGATCGAGACCGTCGAGCCCGAAACCACGAAAGCCGAGCTTGAAAAGCTTCTCTTCGCCGATCTTCTCGCCGAGAAGCGCACAAAGCTCAACCCCAATCTCAAGGGGCGCACGAGCAACATCCGGCTCGCGTGCAGCTTCCTCAACAACACCATTCTCATGCCGGACGAGGTCTTCTCTTTCAACGACATCGTCGGCGAGCGCACCGCCGCGCGCGGCTTCAAGGAGGCCATCATCTATGAGCGCGGCCAGAAAGTCGACGGCCTCGGCGGCGGCATCTGCCAGGTCTCTTCGACCATCTACAGCGCCGTGCTGCGCACCGAGATGGAGATTGTCGAGCGCAAGGCCCATGTCTTCACCGTCGACTATGTGCCGCTGGGCGAAGATGCGACCCTCTACTGGGGCTCGATCGACTTCCGCTTTAAAAACACCACCGGCAACCCCATTCTCATCAAGGCCGTGCAGGAGAGCAACTACGTCGACATCAAAATCTACGGCACAAAGGACCCCTCCGTCACGACGACCATCTCCATCAAAAACGTGACCGTCGGCACCACTCCCTATGAGACGGTCTACCAGGAGGACCCGAACATGGCCCCCGGCACCGAAAAAGTCACCCAGACCGGCAACCGCGGCTATGTCGTCGAGAGCTACAAGGTGTACAAGGATGCCGACGGCAATGTCGTGGAGCAGAAGTATCTCTCAAAGTCCCGCTACAAGCCCGCAAACAAAATCATCACCCGCGGTCCTGCGGTCGACCCGGTCGGTCCAACCGAGCCCGCGACGCCGACCGAGCCCACCGATCCGGCCACTCCGACCGGGCCCACCGATCCGGCCACTCCGACCGGGCCTGTGACGCCGACCCAGCCCACCGACCCGGCCACTCCGACCGGGCCCACCGATCCGGCCTAG
- a CDS encoding argininosuccinate synthase, whose product MNNQKKQIKKVVLAYSGGLDTSVIIPWLKENYDNCEVIAVAADVGQGKELDGLKEKAIKTGASKLYIEDLKSEFVDDFVFPTLKAGAVYENKYLLGTSFARPVIAKRIVEIAKAEGADAIAHGCTGKGNDQVRFELTIKAFAPDMAIIAPWRTWELKSREDEIEYAAKHDIPIPVTKETNYSKDKNLWHLSHEGLDLEDPANEPQLDKILEMGVSPMKAPDKATYVTLGFEKGVPVSLDGVKMDGVTLIEKLNEIGGANGIGIVDLLENRLVGMKSRGVYETPGGAILYAAHEVLETLCLDKETFHYKQQVALKFADLVYNGQWYTPLREALSAFVDDTQKTVTGEVKLKLYKGNIITSSATSPYSLYSEEMATFGEDDVYDQMDSQGFINLFGLPIKVKAMLENKKK is encoded by the coding sequence ATGAACAACCAGAAAAAACAGATTAAAAAAGTGGTTCTCGCCTACTCGGGCGGCCTTGACACCTCGGTCATCATTCCGTGGCTCAAGGAGAACTACGACAACTGTGAAGTCATAGCGGTCGCCGCCGATGTCGGGCAGGGCAAGGAGCTGGACGGCCTCAAGGAGAAAGCCATCAAGACCGGCGCGTCGAAGCTCTACATCGAGGATCTCAAGAGCGAATTTGTCGACGACTTTGTGTTCCCGACGCTCAAGGCGGGCGCCGTCTATGAGAACAAGTATCTGCTCGGCACCTCCTTTGCGCGGCCGGTCATCGCCAAGCGCATTGTCGAGATCGCCAAGGCCGAGGGGGCTGACGCCATCGCCCACGGCTGCACCGGCAAGGGCAACGACCAGGTCCGCTTTGAGCTGACCATTAAGGCCTTTGCGCCCGACATGGCCATCATCGCCCCGTGGCGCACCTGGGAGCTCAAGAGCCGTGAGGACGAGATCGAGTACGCCGCGAAGCACGACATTCCGATTCCGGTCACCAAGGAGACCAACTACAGCAAGGACAAGAACCTCTGGCATCTGAGCCACGAGGGCCTCGACCTCGAGGATCCGGCAAACGAGCCGCAGCTCGACAAGATCCTCGAGATGGGCGTCTCGCCGATGAAGGCGCCCGACAAGGCGACCTATGTCACCCTCGGCTTTGAAAAGGGCGTGCCGGTGAGCCTCGACGGCGTCAAGATGGACGGTGTGACCCTCATCGAAAAGCTCAATGAGATCGGCGGCGCGAACGGCATCGGCATTGTCGATCTGCTCGAGAACCGGCTCGTCGGCATGAAGTCGCGCGGCGTCTATGAGACCCCCGGCGGCGCCATCCTCTACGCGGCCCACGAGGTGCTCGAGACCCTCTGCCTCGACAAGGAGACTTTCCACTACAAGCAGCAGGTCGCGCTCAAGTTCGCCGACCTCGTCTACAACGGCCAGTGGTACACCCCGCTGCGCGAAGCGCTCTCGGCGTTTGTCGACGACACCCAGAAGACCGTGACGGGCGAAGTCAAGCTCAAGCTCTACAAGGGCAACATCATCACCTCCTCGGCGACCTCTCCCTACAGCCTCTACAGCGAGGAGATGGCCACGTTCGGCGAGGACGATGTGTACGACCAGATGGATTCGCAGGGCTTTATCAACCTGTTCGGTCTGCCGATCAAGGTCAAGGCCATGCTCGAGAACAAGAAGAAGTAG
- the argH gene encoding argininosuccinate lyase has translation MKLWAGRFQKETDKKVNDFNSSIGFDARLYREDIEGSIAHATMLGEVGIVTAEEAKQIVEGLQGILADIESGKVEFTVDAEDIHMNIETLLTERIGDTGKKLHTARSRNDQIALDMRSHLKKEVGEVIALIKKLEGVLYDKAQENMETIMPGYTHLQRAQPTTFAHYMMAYAQMFRRDVGRLQDTYKRMDEMPLGSGALATSTFPIDRQSVAKQLGYARVTENSMDSVADRDFVIEFASALSIIMMHLSRFSEEVILWCSNEFQFLDLDDAYSTGSSIMPQKKNPDVAELVRGKTGRVYGSLMTLLTMMKGLPLAYNKDMQEDKEAIFDAVDTVKLCLDVFADMFKTATVKQYNMRKAASGGFINATDCADYLVRKGIPFRDAYKIVGKLISYCIEHDEYLETLTLKDFCSICSEFDASVYDAIALRTCVNERKVEGGPSHDSVTKQMESLKKFLKTI, from the coding sequence ATGAAACTCTGGGCAGGACGGTTTCAGAAGGAGACCGACAAAAAGGTAAACGACTTCAACTCCTCCATCGGCTTTGACGCGCGCCTCTACCGCGAGGACATCGAGGGCAGCATCGCCCACGCGACCATGCTCGGCGAGGTGGGCATTGTCACCGCCGAGGAGGCAAAGCAGATTGTCGAGGGGCTTCAGGGAATTCTCGCCGACATTGAGAGCGGCAAGGTGGAGTTCACGGTGGACGCCGAGGACATCCACATGAACATCGAGACGCTGCTCACCGAGCGCATCGGCGACACGGGCAAGAAGCTGCACACCGCGCGCAGCCGCAACGACCAGATCGCGCTCGACATGCGCTCCCATTTGAAAAAGGAGGTCGGCGAGGTCATCGCCCTGATCAAAAAGCTCGAGGGCGTGCTCTACGACAAAGCGCAGGAGAACATGGAGACCATCATGCCGGGCTACACCCATTTACAGCGCGCGCAGCCGACCACATTCGCCCACTACATGATGGCCTACGCCCAGATGTTCCGCCGCGATGTCGGCCGGCTTCAGGACACCTATAAGCGCATGGACGAGATGCCGCTCGGCAGCGGCGCGCTTGCGACTTCGACCTTTCCCATCGACCGCCAGTCGGTGGCAAAGCAGCTCGGCTACGCCAGAGTCACCGAGAACTCGATGGATTCGGTCGCCGACCGCGACTTTGTCATTGAGTTTGCGTCGGCCCTGTCGATCATCATGATGCACCTCTCGCGCTTCTCGGAGGAGGTCATCCTCTGGTGCTCGAATGAATTTCAGTTTCTCGATCTCGACGATGCCTATTCGACCGGCTCGTCGATCATGCCCCAGAAGAAAAACCCCGACGTGGCCGAGCTTGTGCGCGGCAAGACCGGGCGGGTCTACGGCAGCCTGATGACGCTTCTGACCATGATGAAAGGTCTGCCGCTGGCCTACAACAAGGATATGCAGGAGGACAAGGAGGCCATCTTCGACGCGGTCGACACGGTCAAGCTCTGCCTCGACGTGTTCGCCGATATGTTCAAGACCGCGACCGTCAAGCAGTACAACATGAGAAAGGCGGCCTCGGGCGGCTTCATCAACGCCACTGACTGCGCCGACTACCTCGTGCGCAAGGGCATTCCTTTCCGCGACGCCTACAAGATCGTCGGCAAGCTCATCAGCTACTGCATTGAGCACGACGAGTATCTCGAGACTCTCACGCTCAAGGATTTCTGCTCGATCTGCAGCGAGTTTGACGCGAGCGTCTACGACGCCATCGCGCTTCGCACCTGCGTCAACGAGCGCAAGGTCGAGGGCGGCCCCTCGCACGACTCGGTGACAAAGCAGATGGAGAGTCTCAAGAAGTTCCTCAAGACCATTTAA
- the argC gene encoding N-acetyl-gamma-glutamyl-phosphate reductase — MIKAGIIGATGYAGVEILRILQSHPEVQIAAISSVSFEEQGIDTVYPNLYGIEERKLTHSDEVIAGSDVVFGSLPAGVSEEFAQKCVDRGAVFIDMGADFRLDDEAVYAKWYKQAYKRPELHEKAVYGLTEWNRAEIAKAPVIGNPGCFPTSVALGLWPALMGGLVKTGSIVIDSKSGVTGAGRGLTQNTHYAELNEGFAPYKIGAHRHTPEIEQTLSKMAGTQVQVVFTPHLLPINRGILSTMYLKFADGATLARAHAAYEDFYRKEPFVRVLRAGDIANVKNVRYSNYCDISLHEDAHTGTLIVVAAIDNMVKGAAGQAIQNMNVRFGLPETMGLTMVPPAF, encoded by the coding sequence ATGATCAAAGCTGGCATCATCGGCGCGACCGGCTACGCCGGCGTCGAGATTTTACGGATTTTACAGAGCCACCCCGAGGTGCAGATCGCGGCCATCAGCTCCGTGAGCTTCGAGGAGCAGGGCATTGACACGGTCTACCCGAACCTCTATGGCATTGAAGAGCGCAAGCTCACCCATTCCGACGAGGTGATCGCGGGCAGCGACGTGGTCTTCGGCAGTCTGCCCGCCGGCGTCTCGGAGGAGTTCGCACAGAAGTGTGTCGACCGGGGCGCGGTCTTCATCGACATGGGCGCGGACTTCCGCCTCGACGACGAGGCGGTCTACGCGAAGTGGTATAAGCAGGCCTACAAGCGGCCCGAGCTCCACGAAAAAGCGGTCTACGGTCTGACCGAGTGGAATCGCGCCGAAATTGCAAAGGCGCCGGTCATCGGCAACCCCGGCTGCTTTCCGACGAGCGTTGCGCTCGGGCTCTGGCCCGCGCTGATGGGCGGTCTTGTCAAGACCGGGTCGATTGTCATCGACTCGAAGTCGGGCGTCACGGGCGCGGGGCGCGGTCTGACGCAGAACACCCACTACGCCGAGCTCAACGAGGGCTTTGCCCCCTATAAGATCGGCGCCCACCGCCACACGCCGGAGATCGAGCAGACTCTCTCGAAGATGGCGGGCACACAGGTGCAGGTGGTGTTCACCCCGCACCTGCTGCCGATCAACCGCGGGATTCTCTCGACGATGTATCTGAAGTTTGCCGACGGTGCGACCCTTGCGCGCGCCCACGCGGCCTATGAGGACTTCTACCGAAAAGAGCCCTTTGTGCGGGTGCTTCGCGCGGGGGACATCGCGAACGTCAAGAATGTCAGATATTCGAATTACTGCGACATCTCGCTGCACGAGGACGCCCACACGGGCACGCTCATCGTCGTGGCGGCCATTGACAACATGGTCAAGGGCGCGGCGGGCCAGGCGATCCAGAACATGAACGTGCGCTTCGGTCTGCCCGAGACGATGGGCCTTACGATGGTGCCGCCGGCATTTTAA